A section of the Pimelobacter simplex genome encodes:
- a CDS encoding HNH endonuclease signature motif containing protein, whose translation MTTSATLTALFPEHTPADLLHTIRSGVRSRETLVVAEWDAIVAWAERHVLASPEGAATLTDGVIDTGVPIAGDGAPLVSDYHLMELVSALGRSAHGGRAFVGRVIECAWRLPQVYAAVAAGRLAPWRAERIADLTRPLCADAAAYIDRQLYDVTAVGWAQLGRLVDEAVRRFDPAAAEARRIAAASRRRLDVEEADADGLVQVNGTLDAADGHDLDQAVRRRAVLIGRLGNDQPLEVRRSIAIGELARQDLTLDLDGAPGRKVVLNLHLTDDAANPVARWDDGACPVSPAQVREWLQVPGTSVVVRPVIDLADHVPVTSYEVPDRLRTRVALRDPTCRFPHCTTPAGRCDLDHALAHADGGPTCPCNLVPLCRRHHRAKTFSSWRYLALAPGSYLWQSPRQLLFLVDHRGTHALDLDQSAPRALALASCPGPGPGAEPGSGVPAA comes from the coding sequence ATGACCACCTCAGCCACCCTCACCGCCCTCTTCCCCGAGCACACCCCCGCCGACCTCCTCCACACCATCCGCAGCGGCGTCCGCAGCCGCGAGACGCTCGTCGTCGCCGAGTGGGACGCGATCGTCGCCTGGGCCGAGCGCCACGTCCTCGCCTCCCCCGAGGGCGCCGCCACCCTCACCGACGGCGTCATCGACACCGGCGTCCCCATCGCCGGCGACGGCGCCCCGCTGGTCAGCGACTACCACCTGATGGAGCTGGTCTCCGCGCTCGGCCGCTCCGCCCACGGCGGCCGCGCCTTCGTCGGGCGCGTCATCGAGTGCGCCTGGCGACTCCCCCAGGTCTACGCCGCGGTCGCCGCCGGACGGCTGGCGCCCTGGCGCGCCGAGCGGATCGCCGACCTCACCCGCCCCCTCTGCGCCGACGCCGCGGCCTACATCGACCGCCAGCTCTACGACGTCACCGCGGTCGGCTGGGCCCAGCTCGGCCGGCTCGTCGACGAGGCCGTGCGCCGCTTCGACCCAGCCGCGGCCGAGGCCCGCCGGATCGCCGCCGCCTCCCGCCGACGTCTCGACGTCGAGGAGGCCGACGCCGACGGCCTGGTCCAGGTCAACGGCACCCTCGACGCCGCCGACGGCCACGACCTCGACCAGGCCGTACGCCGCCGCGCCGTCCTCATCGGCCGCCTCGGCAACGACCAGCCGCTCGAGGTCCGCCGCTCCATCGCCATCGGCGAGCTCGCCCGCCAGGACCTCACCCTCGACCTCGACGGCGCCCCCGGCCGCAAGGTCGTGCTCAACCTCCACCTGACCGACGACGCCGCCAACCCGGTGGCCCGCTGGGACGACGGCGCCTGCCCGGTCAGCCCGGCCCAGGTCCGCGAGTGGCTCCAGGTCCCGGGGACCTCGGTCGTGGTGCGGCCCGTCATCGACCTGGCCGACCACGTCCCGGTCACCTCCTACGAGGTGCCCGACCGGCTCCGCACCCGGGTCGCCCTGCGCGACCCGACCTGCCGCTTCCCGCACTGCACCACCCCGGCGGGCCGCTGCGACCTCGACCACGCGCTCGCCCACGCCGACGGCGGCCCCACCTGTCCCTGCAACCTCGTACCGCTGTGCCGCCGGCACCACCGCGCCAAGACCTTCAGCTCCTGGCGCTACCTCGCGCTCGCGCCCGGCAGCTACCTCTGGCAGTCGCCGCGGCAGCTGCTCTTCCTGGTGGACCACCGCGGTACCCACGCGCTGGACCTCGATCAGTCCGCACCGCGTGCCCTGGCGCTGGCGTCGTGCCCAGGGCCGGGGCCGGGCGCGGAGCCCGGCTCCGGGGTGCCCGCGGCATGA
- a CDS encoding class I SAM-dependent methyltransferase translates to MPLPPDRDREPDPLRPQRDAVTRHYDARATTYDDGPLHRALADTIAGLVTEILAAAVGPPTRPRVLLDVGTGTGLVLRALTVASAPPQHAPSRPRIVGIGVDLSPAMLRIAAAESTGAAAYLRADATALPLADSSVDVITCVTALHLLPSAAAADTAIAEWQRVLRSDGHVLTATFAPAPAPPTTPPPAAAPAATAPAAAATSMRRRHDAYATPAQLAAALAPHGLHLDDHRTRTWTDGEHHLLLCQATPSPRQGPRTGPVPAPPPPNQ, encoded by the coding sequence ATGCCCCTGCCCCCGGACCGGGACCGGGAGCCGGACCCGCTCCGGCCCCAGCGCGACGCCGTCACCCGCCACTACGACGCCCGCGCCACCACGTACGACGACGGGCCGCTCCACCGCGCCCTGGCCGACACCATCGCGGGCCTGGTCACCGAGATCCTCGCCGCCGCCGTGGGTCCTCCGACGCGACCCCGGGTCTTGCTCGACGTCGGTACCGGCACCGGGCTGGTCCTCCGCGCCCTCACCGTCGCCTCCGCTCCACCCCAGCACGCACCCTCGCGCCCTCGCATCGTCGGCATCGGCGTCGACCTGTCCCCGGCCATGCTCCGCATCGCCGCCGCGGAGTCCACCGGCGCCGCCGCCTACCTCCGCGCCGACGCCACCGCGCTGCCCCTGGCGGACTCCTCGGTCGACGTCATCACCTGCGTCACGGCCCTGCACCTGCTGCCGTCCGCGGCGGCCGCCGACACCGCCATCGCAGAATGGCAGCGGGTGCTCCGGTCCGACGGGCACGTCCTCACCGCGACGTTCGCCCCAGCCCCGGCCCCGCCCACGACCCCGCCGCCGGCAGCCGCCCCCGCTGCAACCGCCCCGGCCGCAGCCGCCACCAGCATGCGCCGCCGCCACGACGCCTACGCCACCCCGGCCCAACTCGCCGCGGCCCTCGCCCCGCACGGCCTCCATCTCGACGACCACCGCACCCGTACCTGGACCGACGGCGAGCACCACCTCCTCCTCTGCCAGGCAACGCCGAGCCCCCGCCAGGGTCCGCGCACCGGCCCCGTCCCCGCACCACCCCCGCCCAACCAGTAA
- the mtrB gene encoding MtrAB system histidine kinase MtrB, producing the protein MSATRPAPPSGAARVGRALLDRLRRIWGWLAPRLRRALTFWRRSIQARVVASTLVLSAVVISGVGWILLQQTRDGLLRHRSEVVLGEVDAEVSDAQDRLEAASGTEVNAGRQQRDLVDPIIERGVSRGYAVVLAGPEGDDPPLRTGGGEYTSGLDLVSVPRSLEDHFDGVNRPTAWTYTDIVRRPRDATSGAEGPTTRVPGIIVGSQVQLPSDGKTYTLYFLFPLTEEQDTLGLVTRALLTAAGLLLALVAGLTWVVTRQVVTPVRMARQVAERLAAGRLQERLQVSGEDDIARLAYSFNQMATNLQRQIRQLEELSWVQRRFVSDVSHELRTPLTTVRMASDVLHDAREQFDPGTARAAELLQAELDRFQNLLVDLLEISRFDAGAAVLTPENVNLGDVVRREVAAASPLADQRGIRVVVEEPDVPVRAEVDVRRIERIVRNLVTNAIDHALADDPTEAVIVRLASDDEAAAITVRDHGIGLAPGEASMVFNRFWRSDPARTRTSGGTGLGLAIAQEDAHLHGGWLQAWGRTGQGAQFRLTVPRHNGGTLRHSPLPLIPDDAASSEAAVVGPGTVVPAHEEER; encoded by the coding sequence GTGTCGGCTACAAGGCCGGCTCCGCCTAGCGGCGCGGCGCGGGTCGGGCGTGCGCTGCTCGACCGGCTGCGGCGGATCTGGGGCTGGCTGGCGCCGCGGCTGCGCCGTGCGCTGACGTTCTGGCGCCGCTCGATCCAGGCGCGGGTCGTGGCGAGCACGCTGGTGCTCTCGGCGGTCGTGATCAGCGGCGTGGGCTGGATCCTGCTGCAGCAGACCCGCGACGGACTGCTGCGCCACCGCTCCGAGGTGGTGCTGGGCGAGGTCGACGCCGAGGTGTCCGACGCCCAGGACCGGCTCGAGGCGGCATCCGGTACCGAGGTCAACGCCGGGCGCCAGCAGCGCGACCTGGTCGACCCGATCATCGAGCGCGGCGTCAGCCGGGGGTACGCCGTCGTGCTCGCCGGTCCCGAGGGCGACGACCCGCCGCTGCGCACGGGCGGCGGCGAGTACACCAGCGGGCTCGACCTGGTCAGCGTTCCGCGCAGCCTCGAGGACCACTTCGACGGCGTCAACCGCCCGACCGCGTGGACCTACACCGACATCGTGCGCCGCCCGCGCGATGCGACCTCGGGCGCCGAGGGACCGACCACGCGGGTGCCCGGGATCATCGTGGGCTCACAGGTCCAGCTGCCCTCGGACGGCAAGACCTACACGCTCTACTTCCTGTTCCCGCTGACCGAGGAGCAGGACACCCTCGGCCTGGTCACCCGGGCGCTGCTCACCGCCGCGGGCCTGCTGCTCGCGCTCGTCGCGGGGCTCACCTGGGTGGTCACCCGCCAGGTCGTCACGCCGGTCCGGATGGCCCGTCAGGTCGCCGAGCGGCTCGCCGCGGGCCGGCTCCAGGAGCGGCTCCAGGTGTCCGGTGAGGACGACATCGCCCGCTTGGCCTACTCGTTCAACCAGATGGCGACCAACCTCCAGCGCCAGATCCGCCAGCTCGAGGAGCTGAGCTGGGTGCAGCGCCGCTTCGTCTCCGACGTCTCCCACGAGCTGCGCACGCCGCTGACCACGGTCCGGATGGCCTCCGACGTGCTCCACGACGCGCGCGAGCAGTTCGACCCCGGTACCGCGCGCGCCGCCGAGCTGCTCCAGGCCGAGCTCGACCGCTTCCAGAACCTGCTCGTCGACCTGCTCGAGATCAGCCGCTTCGACGCCGGTGCCGCGGTGCTGACGCCCGAGAACGTCAACCTCGGCGACGTCGTACGACGCGAGGTGGCTGCCGCCAGCCCGCTGGCCGACCAGCGCGGCATCCGGGTGGTCGTCGAGGAGCCCGACGTGCCGGTCCGCGCCGAGGTCGACGTACGCCGGATCGAGCGGATCGTGCGCAACCTCGTCACCAACGCCATCGACCACGCGCTCGCCGACGACCCGACCGAGGCCGTCATCGTCCGGCTCGCCTCGGACGACGAGGCCGCGGCGATCACCGTCCGCGACCACGGCATCGGGCTCGCGCCCGGCGAGGCCTCGATGGTGTTCAACCGGTTCTGGCGCTCGGACCCGGCCCGCACCCGCACCAGCGGTGGCACCGGCCTCGGCCTGGCGATCGCCCAGGAGGACGCGCACCTGCACGGCGGGTGGCTCCAGGCGTGGGGCCGCACCGGTCAGGGCGCGCAGTTCCGGCTCACCGTGCCGCGCCACAACGGGGGGACGCTGCGGCACAGCCCGCTCCCGCTCATCCCCGACGACGCCGCGTCGAGCGAGGCCGCCGTGGTGGGCCCGGGCACCGTCGTACCGGCGCACGAGGAGGAGCGATGA
- the mtrA gene encoding MtrAB system response regulator MtrA — protein MTPSASAPYPTRGRVLVVDDDAPLAEMLGIVLSQEGFESRVCPRGDLALAAFRDYRPDLVLLDLMLPGKDGIDVCKEIRAESGVPIVMLTAKGDTVDVVVGLESGADDYVVKPFKPKELVARIRARVRRTESVPHETLAIRDVEIDVAGHAVTRGGEEISLTPLEFDLLLCLARKPGQVFSRQVLLEEVWGYQHAADTRLVNVHVQRLRSKVEHDPEHPEIVLTVRGVGYKAGSA, from the coding sequence ATGACCCCGTCTGCCAGCGCGCCGTACCCCACCCGGGGCCGCGTCCTCGTCGTGGACGACGACGCCCCGCTGGCGGAGATGCTCGGCATCGTGCTGAGCCAGGAGGGCTTCGAGAGCCGGGTCTGCCCGCGCGGTGACCTGGCGCTGGCGGCGTTCCGCGACTACCGGCCCGACCTGGTGCTGCTCGACCTGATGCTGCCGGGCAAGGACGGCATCGACGTCTGCAAGGAGATCCGCGCCGAGTCCGGCGTACCGATCGTCATGCTGACCGCCAAGGGCGACACGGTCGACGTCGTGGTGGGGCTCGAGTCGGGTGCCGACGACTACGTCGTCAAGCCGTTCAAGCCCAAGGAGCTGGTGGCCCGCATCCGCGCCCGGGTACGGCGGACCGAGTCGGTGCCGCACGAGACCCTGGCGATCCGCGACGTCGAGATCGACGTGGCCGGTCACGCGGTCACCCGCGGCGGCGAGGAGATCTCGCTGACGCCGCTGGAGTTCGACCTGCTGCTGTGCCTGGCCCGCAAGCCGGGGCAGGTGTTCAGCCGGCAGGTGCTGCTCGAGGAGGTCTGGGGCTACCAGCACGCCGCGGACACGCGCCTGGTCAACGTCCACGTGCAGCGGCTGCGGTCCAAGGTGGAGCACGATCCGGAGCATCCCGAGATCGTCCTGACGGTGCGTGGTGTCGGCTACAAGGCCGGCTCCGCCTAG
- the ahcY gene encoding adenosylhomocysteinase, with amino-acid sequence MDYKVADLSLAEFGRKEIELAEHEMPGLMAMRARYGADQPLKGARIAGSLHMTIQTAVLIETLTALGADVRWATCNIFSTQDHAAAAVVVGKEGTVEAPAGTPVFAWKGESLAEYWDEAEKVFDFTDADGNKVGPNVLLDDGGDITMLVHLGLEYEKAGVVPGQDSTDNEEFKEVLRVLARSVANDPTRWTNIAAGIKGVTEETTTGVHRLYERFKEGSLLFPAINVNDSVTKSKFDNKYGCRHSLVDGINRATDVMIGGKIAVVCGYGDVGKGSAESLRGQGARVIVTEIDPICALQAAMDGYEVKRLESVVEYADIFVTTTGNYDIIRVEHFEKMKNQAIVGNIGHFDNEIDMAGLAKIPGIVKDEIKPQVHQWIFPDGKKIIVLSEGRLLNLGNATGHPSFVMSNSFTNQVLAQIEVFTKTDEYPIGVYVLPKHLDEEVARLHLDAIGVELTELTKAQAEYIGVDVAGPYKPEHYRY; translated from the coding sequence ATGGACTACAAGGTTGCCGACCTGAGCCTGGCCGAGTTCGGCCGCAAGGAGATCGAGCTCGCCGAGCACGAGATGCCCGGCCTCATGGCGATGCGCGCCCGGTACGGCGCGGACCAGCCCCTCAAGGGCGCCCGGATCGCCGGTTCGCTGCACATGACCATCCAGACCGCCGTCCTGATCGAGACGCTGACCGCCCTCGGCGCCGACGTCCGCTGGGCGACCTGCAACATCTTCTCGACCCAGGACCACGCCGCCGCGGCCGTCGTCGTCGGCAAGGAGGGCACCGTCGAGGCGCCCGCCGGTACGCCGGTCTTCGCCTGGAAGGGCGAGAGCCTCGCGGAGTACTGGGACGAGGCCGAGAAGGTCTTCGACTTCACCGACGCCGACGGCAACAAGGTCGGCCCGAACGTGCTCCTCGACGACGGTGGCGACATCACCATGCTCGTCCACCTGGGCCTCGAGTACGAGAAGGCCGGCGTCGTCCCGGGCCAGGACTCCACCGACAACGAGGAGTTCAAGGAGGTCCTCCGGGTCCTCGCGCGCTCCGTCGCCAACGACCCCACCCGCTGGACGAACATCGCCGCGGGCATCAAGGGCGTCACCGAGGAGACCACGACGGGCGTGCACCGCCTGTACGAGCGCTTCAAGGAGGGCTCGCTGCTCTTCCCGGCGATCAACGTCAACGACTCGGTCACCAAGTCGAAGTTCGACAACAAGTACGGCTGCCGCCACTCGCTCGTCGACGGCATCAACCGCGCCACCGACGTCATGATCGGCGGCAAGATCGCCGTCGTCTGCGGGTACGGCGACGTGGGCAAGGGCTCCGCGGAGTCCCTGCGCGGCCAGGGCGCGCGCGTCATCGTCACCGAGATCGACCCGATCTGCGCGCTGCAGGCCGCGATGGACGGCTACGAGGTCAAGCGCCTCGAGTCCGTCGTCGAGTACGCCGACATCTTCGTCACCACGACCGGCAACTACGACATCATCCGGGTCGAGCACTTCGAGAAGATGAAGAACCAGGCCATCGTGGGCAACATCGGCCACTTCGACAACGAGATCGACATGGCCGGCCTGGCCAAGATCCCGGGCATCGTCAAGGACGAGATCAAGCCCCAGGTCCACCAGTGGATCTTCCCCGACGGTAAGAAGATCATCGTGCTGTCCGAGGGTCGCCTGCTCAACCTCGGCAACGCGACCGGCCACCCGTCGTTCGTCATGTCGAACTCCTTCACCAACCAGGTGCTCGCCCAGATCGAGGTCTTCACCAAGACCGACGAGTACCCGATCGGCGTCTACGTGCTGCCCAAGCACCTCGACGAGGAGGTCGCCCGGCTCCACCTCGACGCCATCGGTGTCGAGCTGACCGAGCTGACCAAGGCCCAGGCGGAGTACATCGGCGTCGACGTCGCCGGTCCGTACAAGCCCGAGCACTACCGCTACTGA
- a CDS encoding MFS transporter, producing the protein MPLPLYLLALAVFAMGTSEFVLAGLLPDLAADLDQPLAAVGLATPAFAIGMVVGAPLTAALARRWPPRRSLLGFVLVFAAAHVAGALVADLRLLLATRVVAALANAGFLAVALTTATTLVPPERRGRALAVLLSGTTLATVIGVPAGALVGTLLGWRATFWAIALLCLPAALGVAWGLPRPAAPPHPAGTPGAAADAGASAAGSGQAVPLRAELAALRSPVLVRTLVLAALANAATFAGFTFLAPVVVGPAGLGELWVPVALALFGVGAFAGVTIAGRVVDRAAVGPLTVRVSVAAWVALAVPIGWAALAVVAEQATTGAWRVLLLVLVVVLGALSFGVGTSLVAGVLGAAAAGPRPAPTMGGSYATAALNVGAVVGPLAASGALSAVGGDATTAALVPLWTSAGLGLVVVVAVVAGRSRHAAGTPEPGSAPGPGPGHDASARARGAD; encoded by the coding sequence ATGCCTCTTCCGCTGTACCTCCTTGCCTTGGCGGTGTTCGCCATGGGTACGTCCGAGTTCGTCCTCGCCGGTCTGCTGCCGGACCTCGCCGCCGACCTCGACCAGCCGCTGGCCGCGGTCGGCCTGGCGACGCCGGCCTTCGCGATCGGCATGGTCGTCGGCGCGCCGCTGACCGCCGCGCTGGCCCGGCGCTGGCCGCCACGGCGCAGCCTGCTCGGGTTCGTGCTGGTGTTCGCCGCCGCGCACGTGGCGGGCGCGCTCGTCGCCGACCTGCGTCTCCTGCTGGCCACCCGGGTGGTGGCGGCGCTGGCGAACGCCGGCTTCCTCGCGGTCGCCCTGACCACGGCGACCACGCTCGTACCGCCGGAACGACGGGGGCGGGCGCTGGCCGTCCTTCTCTCCGGTACGACGCTCGCCACGGTGATCGGTGTCCCCGCCGGCGCTCTGGTGGGCACGCTGCTCGGCTGGCGCGCGACCTTCTGGGCGATCGCGCTGCTCTGCCTGCCGGCGGCGCTGGGCGTCGCGTGGGGGCTGCCGCGCCCGGCCGCACCGCCGCACCCGGCCGGAACGCCGGGTGCCGCCGCGGACGCGGGTGCGAGTGCGGCGGGGTCCGGCCAGGCGGTGCCGCTGCGGGCGGAGCTGGCGGCGCTCCGGAGCCCGGTGCTGGTCCGGACGCTGGTGCTGGCGGCGCTGGCCAATGCGGCGACGTTCGCGGGGTTCACGTTCTTGGCGCCCGTGGTGGTGGGGCCGGCGGGGCTGGGCGAGCTGTGGGTACCGGTCGCGCTGGCGCTGTTCGGGGTCGGCGCCTTCGCCGGCGTCACGATCGCGGGTCGGGTGGTCGACCGCGCCGCCGTCGGGCCGCTAACGGTGCGCGTCTCGGTCGCCGCCTGGGTCGCCCTCGCCGTCCCGATCGGGTGGGCCGCGCTGGCGGTGGTGGCGGAGCAGGCGACGACAGGTGCGTGGCGGGTACTCCTGCTGGTGCTCGTGGTGGTGCTGGGGGCGCTGTCGTTCGGGGTCGGGACCTCCTTGGTGGCGGGAGTGCTGGGGGCGGCGGCCGCGGGGCCGCGTCCGGCTCCGACGATGGGCGGGTCCTACGCCACGGCCGCGCTCAACGTCGGGGCGGTCGTCGGGCCGCTCGCGGCGTCCGGGGCGCTGAGCGCGGTCGGCGGGGACGCGACCACGGCGGCGCTCGTACCGCTGTGGACCAGCGCCGGCCTGGGGCTCGTCGTCGTGGTCGCCGTGGTGGCGGGCCGGTCGCGTCATGCCGCGGGCACCCCGGAGCCGGGCTCCGCGCCCGGCCCCGGCCCTGGGCACGACGCCAGCGCCAGGGCACGCGGTGCGGACTGA